In Pagrus major chromosome 23, Pma_NU_1.0, the genomic window CGGAGAAATGCAATTTACTTTGGTTTACGGGCCTCGCTGAGATTAGATTCAGATACAGAGAGTATATCAATAAGGTAATTACTTTCTGATAGCAACACTTTGCTTCCAAAATAAGAGGCACAGGCGTGGTTTTTTCTGCAGCGCCTACTTGTGATATCTGTCAAGGTCAAATTTTAATTGCACATAATGAGATTGAATGCAGTCTCTGTCTCATCCGTGCTCCGGGGTGACGCAACTTTGTCAAGATGCTGAAAAATGCAGCTCCTCTTGAGAATTAATTTCAACGTACTTCTGATTCTTGGGCTTTATATACCATGAATATTCATCGTCAGAACGATACTTAAGTGGATGCATTCTCAAGTAATTAATGAGGGGGACGcacaatattttgtttgtgtgtcacaaTGACATATGAAATGCCTTTTAACGCTCTCGACGCTGTTGCTTTCAACAGCAGATTAAAAGGAATTTAcatctttaatttgttttttaatattttatgctAATAGGTGTTGAGTGTGCATGTTTAAGACTGCTGTCATCACACGTGTGTTTCGCAAAGTCATCTCATTAGAGTTTGTGACTTATTAGATTATGAATGTTAGTGGTTCCTACAGTATGTTAAGTGGGGAAGTGTAACCATGGTGAGGCTTCacgcatatacacacattttattgaACTATATAAGTAATAATAAATCCCCCgcttttcctctagtgccaccatgagttttacatttttctaaattacccacaatgcaacacacaaagcaacacaatgccactgagtaacatcacttttcacatatgcagtagtactcccaaagacccgcaaacacactttaaaatgtcaaattggtggatttaccctttaaGTGGCAACTGGAAAATGTTATGCTAATCTCAATTGGTGAAAATGCTACCTGCTTAACATCGGCCTTTTAGCACAGCCTCATTGAGTGGCTGGCATTGCTGTAGACTCTTTCAGACCATTAGATAATAAATAgttatgaacacacacacacatacacacacacacacacacacacacacacacacacacacacacacacacacacacacacacacacagacacaggaccATTGTTGGTGCCAGGCTATAACAGTGTGGTTAAGCCACCCTGTCCTGTACCTGCCAGAGGATTAGACAGTGGACAGTAGTGATAACAGCCAGACGATCCCCAGGCCTTTCCACGACTTGTACATTCTCTCTCTATCAGCCGCTCTATAAAATCTATAGACAACGGCATGCACACTGAAAAGACGGCTCTGACTGCATTCAACTGACGAGCTTATATAAAGATCAGCTGTGCAGATCAGTGGCAATTCAGATAAAAACCTATTATGGAGGAAGAAAATCACTGGGGACCCTATTCTTCAGATTAATGGTAGCTGGGTCGCTTTAGTGAAACTGGAGAACAAAGATATTAAAACTGGACGTCCTGTGTGAATAAACTTACAATGAATAAGCAATTTGTCAGAATGTCAATTCAAATTTTGGACTGAATGAGAACAATTTGGtttttttgtcatgtgactATTGTTGAAGAGGCTTCAAAGATCTGTCCTAACCTGTAGCTCTGTAACGTATTTTCAGTTTTGAACTACTTTCATTTTAACGACCTCTACCAAGGATAGATTTCTAATGGAGACCACCAATATTAAGATGGTTCGCACTCATATATTGTGCGTATTGTGGGTTTATTTTGCattagacctgctttataaacTAGAGACATGATAATCTCGCTTTCTACAACATGGGACATTTAAAATTGATGGTACAGttcaatattttctgtttctccgCCAGTGCAATTCAAATGAATCATTTTAGAAATCCCTCAGAGATAGTACCATactactttgtatttttaatgtgaacCAGCCAGAATTGAAagagtagaaaaaaataatgacctCAATCCTACTACATTAGTGTTTTCTTTCTATGGCAGCCACACGTCCTTATATAAGTACGCAAAGACGCGCACAGAGGAATCCTTTCTTACTCATTCATTACAAAACACATCCCATTATTGGGCGACCTCAGTTTAAACTTAAAACAGCATAAAGCTCAAGGGGCGAATGAGTTGCATACAAACAACGCTCATTGTAAAAGGCCTCGTTTCGGTACGCTGACACAGCCGcacaaagaggaaaacaaactcAACACACAATACCTTCAGAAGCTTATTTCTGTGGAGGACAAGAGTTCACCTCCAGTTCAAAAATGGCATGCACTGACACCGAAGACGAATATTTCTCTGCGGTATGTTTTTTCTTATTCCCCTTCACTGTGTCTCGCTCcgtctcacacaaacacacattttctctgcttttctacACACTCCCCCACAAACATACGCACATAAAGGCACATAAGGGAATCAGCTTTCTTGAGATGCACGTTCATTCTTCTTTAAGCCTTCCACCTCTTCACCCCAGCCTGTTTGGCACCCTCTGTAAACACtcgcatgcatacacacatattcacacctTCATGCAGCTGTTACTGTAGACTGGGGAGTTGGCAGCCCTGCAGCGTGGTTAGGTTTCCCACAGCCAGAGACCATCAGGGTGAAGGGGCTTCCCACCAAGGAAACCCCAGTTCACTTAGTTTATTGCTCTGCTTCAAATGGCTCACAGGTCGACCACATGAGGGAGAGATGCCATCAGTATTGTGCATTTCGTTTTTTCACCCGTcatcaaaaacatcagatgataagtcagagtgaggaaggaatcTGGCAAAATcgacaaaagaaagaaattgcCTCGTCCAACGGTTCTGCCCGACTGACGTAGATAGAGTTTAATCAGCAATTGctgttgtttaacaatgaagacaacaactcccatgatcccatgctacttacatcgttttgttttgctttagaGATCGCTAGGGGCGgcatttacatactgtacatgaagtGTAAAGCCTTTTAATCTAAGTCGTCTGTAAAATCAAGGTGACCCCTCTAAAATGGAAGTTACACGGTGAGGTGTGCCGGGTGCAAAGACACCCCTGACGTCGTCTTGTCCGCCTTTGTCCACCCACTAACATCCACGACTTTAGTCTTCATTGGGAAACTTTTCAGCACTCATTCCTTCCTCATACCAAGAAGTGACCACAGTAACATTTTCACcggcctccatgctgctttctaATGTTCCCTGTTTTGCGTTTCGTGATGCTGAATCAGAAAATGTGTCCACTGGCAACTGGACAGGACTCAACTGCTTATATTTTAGCAGGTTTACCAAGACTTCGAAATACAAATACTGTTATAAAAATTGTATAAATCATGTTAGTTTAATTTGTCTACTATAGCATAAAAAACTcaagttttctttattttacttttggaTGGAGCCTCTTCTGAGCAGGCTCGCTGTACATCATAACTTGCCCCTCCTGCCTCAGCATTCTGCTCCagtcataaaaatgttgatttgagGTAAACTTCACACCTCAGGGACGGAGTTTCAAGACTGCAGAAGTCAGTGTAGCACAACTGGAGTGGACACATTTTATCTAGCAGAGATAGTGGTTATAGACGATGGCAACGACTAAACAATGAACGTTTGACATCAGCAGTGCGGCGCAGCAGATAACCTTGGTGGGATCCGATTGACGCTCATATCACACCTGCTTAAATTCAGATGGGGGTTTGAAAGGGGAAGATGGTTAACGAACTTATTGTTAGATTAAAGAACAGTATGTTTGAAGATTGAATCGGCTGCATCTGTGAAGTATTGACTGTTTTTCTAAGATAGGCACATTGTTTATCTGTAGTGTGAAAGGCTTGAAGGTTTGAAGTACTGAACACTAATATATATGAGAATAAGAAACCAGAACGAGCCTTTACACATTACTGCTACAAACATATTACCAAtcagaaaaatattgattttggAGACTTGTAATATGTCTTTATTCTTTTCTGGTCATTTGAGGTTTGCTATATCATCCATCTACATCCAATACAGTCAAACCACACTGTCCTATATTTTCACATGAACATATTGTAGCTCAGGTAGTGGGGGGCCATTATTTGAAGGGTTGTTGGATCGATCccagatactgaaccccaaattgctcttaatgtgtgtgttggggaaaaaaatgacaaaagcaaATGGATAATCTAATCTTCCACAACTCAGCCTACAACGTACTGTAGAAAAGATGCATTTAAAGCTACATTATGTAGTAATTCGGCAAATGAGATATAACGTTTAATTAGTGAGCTGTGGAGGTTACCTTGATTCCTTTAGGTGAGCCAGGCCAGGCAAGCTTTCCACCCAACTTCCATTCTTTACacgaagctaagctaagctaagctagctggtTGTAGCATTATATTTACTGTCGACATTAGTAAACACACTGGTATCATTCTTCCCATACACTATGACCTAGtggatgtagactgttggtaaAAAGCCTACCATTGAGCACCAATTTCAGGCTAACAACCCACACACTGGAAATAGCAAGGTACTCTAACATTAACCTGGTTGCTAACGGTACAAACGTTAACAAGATAGCTTGCTTGTTGCTTTTACCTTTTCATTCGCCGGGATATAGCCATTTTTATCTGTTTAGCCCTGCAAGACAAGACTATTGTGACTGGTTTAAAGTGTTTCTTGCTCCATACAAgaatgagaattggtgcagACAGACCATTCTCTAACGCTGACACAGCGCTATGAAGATAGGGCCGGTAATGCGAGACTACCCGTCTAACCTGCCAAACTACTCTTTCACAGAAGGACATGTGACTTTTATTAAGGTCTCACTACATTCTGCTGTAGATGCCACAATGCAGCTAAAAGCAGAATGGGGGTTTCTGGCACAACTTCCAAGGTGCATGGAGAAGCGGAAAAAGACCAAAGAGGTAGAAACTCCAGGAACAATCGATTGAAGTTGTAAAAACAATGTGTAAAAGGTGTCCCTTGTATTGATGAACCCACAGAAGATTATCACCCAAATCTGCAGCTCAGCTTTTTGGAGCTTTGAAGTGGCCAGCTATTTTTAGCAAAAACAATCTCTAAAAACAGGACTTCATACCGCCTGCTCAGCAGACACACTTAAAAGTTAGCCGGTGATCAAAAAGGAGCTAAAAAGGCAGATTTTTCCCTCTGGAGGCCAAAAGCAGAGTTAAAAGAGAGCAGATATTGAACTTGCGTTCATCAGGTGGAGAGAAACATGATTCGTATGAATGATAGTTTAGCTCCATAACTGCTGGATGTACGAAGAAGCTACTGTTTTGAGGTCatgatatgtcagtgttgtgttcagaAGTGGTTTCCACTGTCCCCCAGTGGCTACAAACAAAAGTTGGTGCAGGTTAACCTCgctgacagagagaaaacagaagctTTTCAGATAACTGAACGAGATTAAGAACCTGCAGAGACAGACCACAGATCAGCCCGACCACAATCGGTCTTTATACTtccctttaaataaatcaacatggCATATGTTGTACAGTTCCACTGGCTGAGGTATCTCTGTAAATCAATCTTATCCTCCTCATTTCACAGCCGATTGTTTCTTTCCCCTGTGGACACCTTTGTGGTAAAGGTCAGAGAAGGAGGTTGTGCTGTTATAATGATAGAAGATTGAATGTGTGGCCACACGAGTTCAGCGGTGTTCAGTATTGATCTGTGCGTGCAGCAGTATGTTACAGTAGCAGATAACAGCGTACCTTAATAAGAAGCTCATACATCACTGAAGCTGAGTGTGACACCGGGGAAAGAAGTCTATGAACTAACTCAAACTAGTTTATATCACTGATCTCGCcaggaaacattttacagttttataacTGGGGACATATTTACTCTGTATCCATCTagactgtttttgtgtgagaTGCTGAGTTTGTGAGCTATCGGCCGTAGAGATGTCGGCCccctcttgaatataatggaagtAGATGGCGCTCAGCTTGCAGTGCTCaaagagcaaaataaaacatttaaaaactcaaGTCTccttccagaaatcatgacctggttactcaagataatccacagacctgtTGTGCCAACTGTATCACTGAGTAGAGGGAAtcgtgcatctactcatggtTCGGGCTGGTGACAGTGCAGGATGTTATTTATTCCCAGACGTCCAGTAGATCCATTACAGTAATgtatttagtccaaaacacagttttacaTGCTTAAATGATGACAAAATAGTGACAAACCGCTGCTTTTTCATTCTTTTGTCTGTTCAAAAACACTATTTCAAAGCAAAACGCCATTAAACTGAACTAGTGATTGACACTCTATTCCTGCCCCGTGGCCTGGAACAGCCAACGATAGATCAGGAGGACAGGAGACCAACTCTGTCTTCAGCCTCTGGATGATTGACACATTGTGTTGCCaaggagatttcaaatccatagatatataattttattgtgttttgaagCTTTGAaagtgcaacatgtaagaactgatcacctgttgaattcatactcaaaacaaaaggGATAGCATATCGTTATGCTAGGTAGCTCAATTAGCTGTGCACCATTTGCATAGAAGCTTTAGACCAGGATGagttggggctagctggttagcgtgctaacttcagtatatatGCTTACAACACAATACGTAGACGTCATAACGTCTGAGCTGTTATTCACATTCTCTTTGTTCATTTTTGGATGATTgcaactaaaattcttacatattgctcctttaagctTGGAAATTATGCACGTTTATGACATTTCATGCAATTTGCTCTTTGTATCGGCCTCCTAAGCACTCATTTATGACCATTTTGAATGTACAAAGTTAGTGTCAGATGGGTATTTTAAAGtcataaagtgtttttttttaaaatttattttcctcagaaaacCATGTGTTTTACGTCcatttcagtgatattgttatgCTATTAGATATTGATGCTATTAGAATAGTTGCACTGCTTCAGGTATGATGCAGCAAAAACGCTGGAGCATGAGTGATTTGTAACGTACAGACGACTCAGACTGTGTTTCCACTGAGAAGGACAGAGCAATGATATCTGCCGGCTCAGCATTATGTGCTGCACGGAGGGAACACGGGGATGATGAAGGTACAAGGATGATGGTGATACGGTGTCATCGCTGTGACCTTTCTccagacatctcacttctccACGCTTTGCATCATCATCGCAGTCAGAAGGTTGAAGGATGTTTCATGTATTATGCAGCAGTATACAGTGAGCTGCcctcacaaacagacaggtGCATCTATCtacagtatctgtgtgtatcCAGGAGCTCCAGGGCCCGCTGCAGATAAACTACAGTCAGCTCAGACTGTTACTCAGTTGTTTACAGTGAGCTCTCCTTCACGGGATACTGCCGCAGCTTTTAGTCAGACAACATCTCACgaggtaatttttttttagcctCGCCCTAGGGACGGCAATGTCAGTCTGTCAAGTCTACTACTTGAAATATTGCAACAAccattggatggattgccatgaaatttagTACAGACACTCACGCTCCACTCAGGATAAATTGTAACAGTGCTTTCATTTAGCCCCGTCAAAACTTCAACTGTTCAATACTTTGGTTTGAGCCAATGTAAGCATGCTAATGCTAGATCAGCATGGTAACATTGAGCCTCTTGACTCTTGAGGGGCAATTGCACAGAAAGTGTTCTTCGTTTTTACGTGTCTCGCTTGTCCGACTCGGAGAAACAGATACGCAGTCACTTAAGAGAGGAGCATCACGttacttttttgtctttggtACACTTCATAAAGCATATTCTCCAAAGCCAGCTGTTTAAATCTCATTGTTCAGCCTACAGCGTACAGTATGTCGTGAACTTATTAATGGTAACTATAAAGAGCCCCTAGTGTGTCTGTGAGCTTTTTGAATTCACTATAGGCATTAGTTCTGCCTCCTGTGgtggacagttttaattaaatcaatgaATCACTGCCGTTTTCTTCTGTCGTCCTCCTCGTGGAGCCaacttgaaaaatgtgtttgtacagCACATTTCTGATCTAAGTCGGCCTTGTTGAAGACAGTTTGGCTTTGGCTGTTTATGAGGACACTGATGTCTGAATGTGAGTCGCAGTTAGCTGAAAGGGCTTGATGCTGATGTGCTTATTGATGTCACACTTTTGATATGGATTCCCAGTTAGTCTTAGTCTGGAAAACATCCATTGAGACCCCACTGAGCTTGGCAGCTTGAAAGCTGTTTAAAGACGTGACTCGCCACACGTGAAGCTCTTGAACCTACTGAGCAACCATTAAAAATACTGTACGTGCTAAATGGCCTATGCTCGTCCCACATGTACTCACAAACTGACGTCTGTGGAAGCGAAGACAACTGACAGCTCAATAAGCGTCTTCCTTTCGCCCACTTGAGATGATGCGTGTCCCAGCCAAATCCCTAATAAGGTTTGCCAGACCACAACGACTCCGTCTCAACACAACAGCTCCCTGGACTCCGGTCTTTTTCCACTGCTCGTGTGGAGATTCTCTACGTTGGCCTCCCTCTGTGCTCAGGAATTTGACAAGCAGCGATCGggttcagtcacacacagatcTAAAAGCCACAGTGACGTTAAGTGCCGGGCTCACCTTTCATAGCGTGAGGTACAGGAGGACTCTCCATGAGGACTGGGCTGACAAACTGAATTCTCCTGTGGTATTTCAGGCACAGCAGAAGACTCAGATGGCCTGTTAAACCCCTGTTGACTCTGCCTCTGGCTCCGTGCCTTTCTCTCATCTGTAACAACTCAATGATATCACACAGATGAAATGGGAGACACTGTTATGGACACTACGCTGTCCATCTGTGCCTCCTTTAATATTTCCCTCTGCTGCCTCGTCCCTGCAGCTaaacctcctctccctcctccttcgtctcatctccttcctctccctccttttgtCACTCCTCCTCGACTGTCACTAATTCAGTCTGTCACTCATCACCTCCTTCTCACATGTCCTGGTTTCCTGCTCCATTTCTAGAGTGTCACCAGTGTAATACGAGAATGTCTCCgagttctctctctgctctctggcGACCTTGTTTCTGACCTTGTCCCCTCTCtgttcttctgtctctctctttctatctctttttttttctctaacagCCAAGATGGCAATGAGCAGCATCCTCAACGCTGATAACATCAAGAAAGCTCTAGATGCATTTGCAGGTAAAGCACTTGTCGCGGATGAACGGCAGGGTTAGGAGGGAACCTGGTGTGACGAGCTGATCtcagctgtgttttgtctctAGTGGACCAAATGTGAGCCAGTGTGCCAACCAGTGCGTCAGTGGATGGATCAAAATACTACAATAACAATGAGCCTCAGCTGGTCAGCGATGTGAATCAGAGCGGCAGGAAATTTAAAAATCTTTGCTGATACAGTTGAGAACAAAAGGAGCCAACATCGCTGAATTAATCCAAAAGTCTCAGAATCCAAAAGTAaatttatttaaaggaacagttcacttaAAAATGATGATTGAAATGAAATCTCATGAAAAACCCCAGTGACGATGGAAAGTTGGTgatacacaaaacatttctggagcttcaacgCAAAACAGTGTTACAGCATTCTCATAAACGGCTGGAGTAGAAGGGGACATGTTTTagaaacgtaaaaaaaaaaaacaccctctATGCacagtcgagcttgtgcacaCATTtctagcagctacagtgaagatttcagcttaacaaacaatgtaaataacatcttctcaaacaatttgggatcttggggtttctggacacttggattgcgtcagatgagctgtgtggacccattttgtttgttttttgtggttcctttttttttttgttttcaaacaagtccccacctacttcagttatttaggagaatgctgcaacgctgtttttctGTACGCTGGCTCGACCTTTCGACATTTTATCAAATAACCAGATGTTTTCAAACAAAGTTGTTTGCTCTTATGCTGAGTGCTCCAGCTGTGACTCATGTTATATTTGTGCGAAGTTATTCTGCAGTTTCTGTGCATACCTGTACTATGGTGTAGGCAGATAGAGAATACACAGAGCTCAGTGACCCAGAACAGACGGGTCCTCTGGTTATTCTCAATCTATAACTGTCACACTGTGAGGAGGCTGCCttattataattacatttatgCCTTTGGGCATCATCTCCCAGAtcaacacaggacaaaaaaacTTAAAGTAACTTCTTGAGAAGTCTCATCAGATGCCTCCACTGACTGCTGTAGTATGTGTCAAAAAAGTGCATCCCATGTTCAGATATTGGAGTTTAAAAGTGATTGTAAAGTACTGTAATGACATTTTACATCTTTGTGTTTGCGTGCCTGTGTgcctccttgtgtgtgtgtgtgtgtgtgtgtgtgtgtgtgtgtgtgtgtgtgtgtgcagctgcagactcCTTTGAGTATAACAAGTTTTTCGACATGGTGGGTCTGAAGGCCAAGTCTTCTGACGACGTGAAGAAGGTTTTCAAGGTGCTGGACGCCGACAACAGCGGCTtcatagaggaggaggagctcaagtgagacaaacacacacagacagacacacatgtaaacCCAGCAGCAAATGTTTTTGCTGCACATTAAACATCATTGTCCTGTGACGACGATTCCTTTCTGCTTTTCTGTCCCCGGCTAGATTCGTCCTGAAGGGATTCGCCAAAGATGGCCGGGACCTGACGGACAAAGAAACCAAAGCATTTTTACAAGCAGCCGACAAGGATGGAGACGGCAAGATTGGAGTCGATGGTAAACATCAAGTTCTATTAGTGGGAGTGTCGCGAGGTCACACAAACAACATGAATGTAGAGAGAGAGTCGGATGAACACAGGCGGACTGTCATCATGTGCTGCCGACTGCGGTTCACCACACATTTATTCATAGGTCATTTATTAAGACTGCAGCTTCCCTGTaggttcattttattttttgaactACTATTAGTGAATGTTGACTGAAACACTATATAATGGGTAGTTAACACATAACCCTGTGTTGTAAGGTCATAACCCATGAAGTGTGCAGGTTTGCAGATATGCGGACTTATAGAAAGTGTCCATAAAGCACTCAAAATGTCTGCGAGAGAGCCCTCATGCACATGTTGTGTCAGTGTAATGATGTGACAGTGGGATAGCTCTAAACCCTCGCGGACTTACCGGGAAGGCGCCTCAAAGTCTGAGTCTGTTGGTGTGGACACTGGGATTGAGCCTTTGACCTATGTTGAATCCCTACGAAATATAAAGGTCCAGAAACAGTAGATGTGTATCTACAGCTGCTAGAAAAAAAATTCCCAAGAAGGAGACGTGATTTTTGTCCtctgcatatgtgaaaacatGCCTTTATGGTCCATGCACACAAGGCATGTTGCCATGTTTTCATACGGTCCCTAACTACAAACTGTGCACACTATATTACTGTATGTGACTGAAAGCTGAACACATTTTTACCACGAtgtttctttaaaggggcactatgcagttttggagaagaaattcaaactcagaattttaatattaacgaTATTAATGAGCTAAtcatacaaactcagaaatatttatcttttccataactgaataaacaagctgttctccgaggaaaataaggtccccagaacactgtttgaagctaaaaaggtggcagggtccgccacatataaacaaaaaaaaaaacggcttattaaaatttcttccccaaaacttcaCAGTGCCCCTTTGAAAAAAAGGGAAGGGAAAATAACTGACATCCTGACAacttttctgtcttcctctcttgcAGAGTTTGTTTCCCTGGTGAAAGAATAAACAGTCACCTCGAGTGACTGACTAGCACTCCCAAGGTCACCTCCGAGCCACCGCTACATCCTGACACCCGCtgccccacccccaccctcttCCTCCCCAACACCTACACCTCACCGCCCCACCCTGACTCCCACAGCCCACCAGACTGCAGCTGATTCCTGCTACACAcacccctcttcctcttcctcaccctccccccccccccccccccccccccccccacgcTGCTGTCTTCGCTAAGTGCAATGCTGCACTATGGGAAGTAAGCTGTGGCGCGGCACCCcttcccccacacacacacacacacacacacac contains:
- the pvalb6 gene encoding parvalbumin 6; amino-acid sequence: MAMSSILNADNIKKALDAFAAADSFEYNKFFDMVGLKAKSSDDVKKVFKVLDADNSGFIEEEELKFVLKGFAKDGRDLTDKETKAFLQAADKDGDGKIGVDEFVSLVKE